From a region of the Synechococcus sp. RS9916 genome:
- a CDS encoding DMT family transporter codes for MVGILAGLVAALAWTVASSLWRGLSTSLTALQLNGLKNAIACVVLLPVLIAIPWGDQPQVWLLLLLSGVVGIALGDSFYLAALRRLGTRRALTVEALAPLVAAISGLVWMGEAVSAATWAGASLVSASVLIVARQRPPEHTSASDRQGANQLLGIGLALLAVVCGVGGAALSRSMLLSATVPPLQSAAVRLLGGLLALLPWLTWRWQPPWTKTRQAGPQPRQQRALTVITATVLGTNLGILLQQTALQQLPLAVAITLLSTAPVMALLVAKSEGDKPQVAGFTASLLAVGGVALAMLN; via the coding sequence ATGGTGGGAATCCTTGCTGGTCTCGTCGCAGCTCTGGCTTGGACTGTGGCCAGCAGCCTCTGGCGGGGATTAAGTACCTCGCTCACGGCTCTGCAGCTGAACGGGCTGAAAAATGCGATCGCCTGTGTGGTGCTGTTGCCAGTGCTCATCGCCATTCCCTGGGGAGATCAGCCCCAGGTCTGGCTGCTGTTGTTGCTCAGTGGCGTGGTCGGGATCGCCCTAGGGGACAGCTTTTACTTGGCAGCTCTGCGCCGTCTCGGCACCCGGCGCGCCCTCACCGTTGAAGCCCTCGCGCCCCTCGTCGCTGCCATCAGCGGCTTGGTGTGGATGGGAGAAGCGGTCAGTGCTGCCACCTGGGCAGGCGCAAGCTTGGTGAGTGCCTCAGTGCTGATCGTGGCGCGGCAACGACCGCCGGAGCACACCTCAGCATCCGACCGACAGGGCGCCAATCAACTGCTGGGAATCGGTTTGGCCCTCTTGGCGGTCGTTTGCGGTGTGGGCGGGGCCGCCCTGTCTCGCAGCATGCTGCTCAGCGCAACCGTGCCCCCGCTGCAAAGCGCTGCCGTGAGGCTGCTGGGGGGATTGCTCGCCCTGTTGCCCTGGCTGACCTGGCGCTGGCAACCACCCTGGACCAAGACACGACAAGCCGGGCCTCAACCCCGACAACAACGGGCGCTGACGGTGATCACCGCCACCGTGCTGGGCACCAATCTCGGCATCCTTCTGCAGCAAACCGCACTGCAACAGCTGCCCCTCGCCGTCGCCATCACGCTGCTGAGCACAGCCCCAGTGATGGCGTTGCTCGTGGCAAAGAGCGAAGGCGACAAACCCCAAGTCGCAGGCTTCACCGCGTCCTTACTGGCGGTGGGCGGCGTGGCCCTGGCCATGCTGAACTGA
- a CDS encoding MBL fold metallo-hydrolase: MSPASTATYFGSNSWLLELAGLRVLVDPWLVDALVFPPGPWLLKGELPEPWPIPEPIDLLLLTQGLADHAHPATLALLPKELPVVGSPAAAKVAEGLGFSDVVALRPGDTHAHHQLNIQATAGARVPLVENGYLLDWADGSLYLEPHGVLDPALAKRPVNTVITPVIDLGLPLAGNFITGASVLPKLIEQFEPQQVLASTTGGDVRFSGLISRFLSADGGEATNDQHDQRVTIPVPGQPVVLSQAQC; encoded by the coding sequence ATGAGCCCGGCCTCGACAGCCACGTATTTCGGATCCAACAGCTGGCTGCTGGAACTCGCTGGGCTGCGGGTGCTCGTGGATCCCTGGTTGGTGGATGCCCTGGTGTTTCCCCCTGGCCCATGGTTGCTAAAGGGAGAACTCCCCGAGCCATGGCCCATCCCTGAACCGATCGATCTGTTGTTGCTCACCCAAGGGTTGGCCGATCACGCCCATCCCGCCACCCTGGCGCTACTGCCCAAGGAGTTGCCCGTGGTGGGTTCACCTGCAGCCGCCAAGGTGGCCGAAGGCCTGGGCTTCAGCGATGTTGTCGCTTTGCGGCCGGGCGACACCCACGCCCATCACCAGCTCAACATCCAGGCCACCGCTGGCGCCCGCGTGCCCCTGGTGGAAAACGGATACCTGCTGGATTGGGCGGATGGGTCCCTTTATCTCGAGCCCCATGGGGTGTTGGATCCAGCCCTCGCCAAACGGCCTGTGAACACCGTGATCACTCCAGTGATCGACCTCGGGCTGCCCCTGGCCGGCAACTTCATCACCGGTGCCAGTGTGCTGCCGAAATTGATCGAGCAATTTGAGCCGCAGCAGGTGCTGGCCAGCACCACAGGAGGGGATGTGCGTTTTTCCGGGTTGATTAGCCGCTTTCTAAGCGCCGATGGTGGAGAAGCGACGAACGATCAGCACGATCAACGGGTCACCATCCCTGTGCCAGGGCAACCCGTCGTGCTGTCTCAGGCGCAGTGTTGA
- a CDS encoding secondary thiamine-phosphate synthase enzyme YjbQ yields the protein MKQVLHQLVIATPGAGFTRLNEQLNSWIRSSDIQLGVLHLTCLHTSASLTINENADPRVLDDLSAWMDAVVPQDGKGPLNGQGQRRHYKHDDEGNDDMPAHIRTALTSQTMTLSVEDGRLLLGMWQAVYLWEHRAMPHRRRVACHLIGECDATAAAPQETGTTAAASAQTLMNLRSGERINRAVQERFDPTAWERDGGIDTDMDLLIDRLHEISDTPSNPE from the coding sequence ATGAAACAGGTTCTGCACCAACTGGTGATTGCCACACCGGGGGCGGGGTTCACCCGATTGAACGAACAGCTGAACAGCTGGATTCGCAGCAGCGACATTCAATTAGGGGTGCTGCACCTCACCTGTCTGCACACCAGCGCCAGCCTCACGATCAACGAAAATGCTGATCCCCGTGTACTGGACGACCTCAGCGCCTGGATGGATGCCGTGGTGCCGCAGGACGGCAAAGGACCGCTGAACGGCCAAGGCCAGCGCCGTCACTACAAGCATGACGACGAAGGGAACGACGACATGCCCGCGCACATCCGCACCGCACTCACCAGCCAGACCATGACCTTGAGCGTGGAGGACGGACGGTTGTTGTTGGGGATGTGGCAGGCCGTCTATCTGTGGGAGCATCGGGCCATGCCGCACAGGAGACGCGTGGCCTGTCACCTGATCGGGGAATGCGACGCGACTGCAGCTGCACCGCAGGAGACAGGCACAACTGCAGCAGCGTCAGCACAAACCCTGATGAACCTCCGCAGTGGAGAACGCATCAACCGCGCCGTTCAGGAACGCTTTGACCCCACGGCCTGGGAGCGGGATGGCGGCATTGACACCGACATGGATCTGCTGATCGACCGGCTTCATGAGATCAGTGACACGCCGTCAAATCCCGAATGA
- a CDS encoding Nif11-like leader peptide family natural product precursor → MSQEILQAFLEKVRGDAAIQARFQDAKCESCVVALAQESGFVFDEDAVAELLNGQSLDVLKAAVAAAGDGG, encoded by the coding sequence ATGAGCCAAGAGATTTTGCAGGCGTTTCTGGAGAAGGTCAGAGGTGATGCTGCGATCCAGGCCCGATTTCAAGACGCCAAGTGTGAAAGCTGCGTTGTTGCTTTGGCTCAGGAGTCTGGCTTTGTTTTCGACGAGGACGCCGTTGCCGAACTCTTGAATGGCCAGTCGCTGGACGTTTTAAAAGCTGCGGTGGCCGCTGCAGGGGATGGCGGGTGA